CGTATACAAAGGGCTGGACTGCTCTAAGGTAGGTATAGATCCATCAAGAAATCCTAGTTTATTCTTGATGGATATAGCTAGAGTGAAGGACCTGGTCCATGAGAGATAGTTAAGACCTGTCAAAGGGGGTGTGACCACCTTAGTGTTAGCACTGTCAATGTGGTGGAGGAAAAATAGACTATTAGGATCCTCAGAATGTGAATTTGTATTTGCATTTGCATTGCTACAAGATGACTCTTCTTCAGCCATTTAAGAAAGGAGCAAATGAGCAACAAATGAGTAGATGAAGAGGaatagaaaatgatttgaaaaatgatgaaaagatgcAGGTTACACAACCTGgctctctgataccatgctAAAAGGGAAACTTTGATAGCATGGAGGAAGGAGACAACAGAATTCTGTAAGGAAAAATGATTTCATTCAATACCATATTCTGTACAATCCTAGAGAATTATATACACGGCTGAATACAACCAAAAGAATGGCAGAGGTGCCATGAAATGTGCTAGCACTACACCATGTACAGATGAGGACAAAAAGTAGACCATTCATTTACATAAGAATCAACTAGCTAATTCTTCATAGTGGACAACTGCATTTTGGTCTCTTACACAGCTGTGCATGAGAAGGTCTATGACTTAGAGGAAACATCATATGAGCCTTTCAATTCTTGAGATGTTTCACGGACAGTAATTTTTTGACCgcttttcatttctattttgtCCTTCTGCTTTGTTCTGTTCGcatatttacattttttctcctctattttatttgtttccccTTTTTGTCTCTCAGATTGCTTTTGctttattcacatttttacGTTTTTGTCCCTCAATTTTGCTAACTGTGATGATATTTGTATTGGGGTTTCTGGATTCCATCCATTTGTGACTGAATATGGGTTTGattgtggtctttcttgttCCTAAGCACTGATTATTTAGTCGTTTGAGGACCGAACTGTGCTCTGGCTCATTGGCTCCTACACATTCAGTTGTTCTATAGTATAATAGTGTGATGTATTGTGAGGGTGAGGAGATGTATTGGCCGGTTGATGGGAGCGCTACAGTGGAGATTTGTCTATTTTGTTTCTGCCTATTGATTCCAAATATCTTGGTTGTGAGGTCTCAAAGAAAAACTTCCTGTCGCAATCTCTATTTCACAGTTCCCACCATGTATTTTTCGGTTCTTCTCGATCATTTTTGCTACTAGTGTGCTGTGGGTATGGCCTCTCAGTTGTTCTGGTCGTAGCTTGTGTTTCTCGGTtcacattttttattcttttattttccttttgttctgTTGTGGATCTAGATCTTCTATTGGTTATAATTTGTTCTCATTTTGTtgcttgtattttgtttggttttggatCTGAATCTTCTGTTggttatttttctcattttgttgctCGTTTGGATCTGTTTTGTTGTGAATCTGAATCTTTTGTTGGttatttcttcttgttttattGCTTGTTGTATTTTCATGTTTCATTTCACACGACTCAATTGGATCTGCCAATTGTTTCGTCTTCTTCATTGTAATTCTCGTCGACTGTTTTGGCTTTCTGGTATAGCTCTTTTTCTCTATCcctctttaaaataaaaattcgtTAGATTTGTtcttagagaattttatttattttgttgtagtTATTGAAAAGAGAATTTCGATCCAAATCGTGAGCTAATTATTTGTTCTGGTTTGGttgtttgttgtattttcatGTTCTATTTCGCACAGCCCAATTGATCTACCagttatttccttttcttgatTCTACTTATCATGCTTTGTTTTGGATTTGGAAAACTCTACTCCCACCGAGGGTagatcttttccttttttgtggTAGATGTGTGGATGCCAACGTATAGATATTTTGCTCAGATTATTTACTTGTAAATTGAAAAGGCTGTTTGAGATTCAAAGCAACCGTGAGGGGTGTGAATTTGAGAGCCGGTCTTGCCTTTAATTGTTTTTGCATGTTCTTTTTGGATCAAAATTCTTTgctgagtgtttttttttttttctatttgttcTATTCTCATGCTTCATTTTTTATACACTTTCTTTTATGTACAAATTGATTTATTGGTTGTCATTTTCATTGGGTGTTTTGGGATTTTGGTGCCGCTTCCTCTTTTTGTCTCTATGCTACAGAaacatttatagaattttttgtaTGGATTTTTACTCCTTTTGTTGAAGATCTTGTAAAGGGAATTCATTTCTTATTGTTTAGAGCTTGGTTGTATTTAAGTGGAATATTTCATTCGCTCCCTCCATAATCTGATATCGGTTGATTTAGTAATTTTGTTGTGGTATTTTCCTAATATCAAGTACTAATTTGAAGCATTAATGTGGACCTGAAACAAATTTTGTGGTTCAAATTtcacaataaatttatatatatatatatatacatccaataattaattcaaacaaatatgatattaataaaataaaaatccaagaaGGGTTAAAGTTGTAGCTTTATCTGTCCCTACATACTCCATGAGTTTTTTTCTATTACCTTCTACACTATACTCAAAATTGGAATCTATGATGGCTAGATTTTGGTGAGTcagaaaaatgaagagaggaAAATTCATTGGGTTAGCTGGGAGAAAATGTATGAGCCTAAAGATAAAGGAAGGCTGggttttaaagatttgaaatccTTAATCTAGCATTACTTGCTAAACAGTGATGAAGAATCCTTAATGCTCAAAAGTCTctattacacaaaatatataaggcttgatattttcctaaaaatagtTTCTTTAATTCTAAATTGGGAAGTAACCCTTCCTGTTCATGGAAAGGAATTTGGGAGGCTAAATATTGGTTGTTCAAAGGCTATAGATGGAGAATTGGTAATGGAAAGACTGCAAAAGTTTGGAAGGAGCCTTGGATTCCTGGCTTTAATGATGCTTCCTTGGCTATTTCAGATACTGGTGTATTAAATGTGGAGGATACTGTGGATTCCTTACTGGACAGGGATAGTAACTGGTGGGATGTAGCAAGAGTAAGAgctctattcaatccaaatacTGCTTCTGAAAATCTGAAGATTATAATCTACCCTAGTACTTACCTAGATAAATGGTTGTGGTTTTTTGAGAGAAATGGCCTTTTTAGTGTGAAAAGTGCATATAGACCAATAAGGCAGGGTGTACAGAAATCTGTGGGGGAATGCTCGAGTGCAAGTCTACAACAAGCTTTGTGGAAGGCAATATGAAAGATGCAAGTTcctaataagataaaagttttTGCTTGGAAGGCTTGTAAGGATGGTCTACCTATacaaaataatctaaaaaagaGGAAAATCATTAGTGGAGAGGTGTgttgtttttgtaatgaaattgtGAAGATTTGGTTCATACTTTGATCAGTTGTCCTTCCATTAAAAATCAGTGGGATGTATTTTTGCTTGTCATGCAAATTGTGGAGAGAACTGTTTCATTTTTTCAGATTGCTTTGCAGATTAAAGCAATAGGTAATACTGAGGCTTTGactagttttttctttatagCTTGGGATTTGTTATAGGAGGAATAAGTTGTATGAACAAGTGGTACTTGAGCCGTGGCTGGTGGCAGAACATGTTATTTCTCTTCAATGGATGTTCTCAGCTGCAAACTAGAACCCCAAATACAGTGATTAAGAAGTTATGTAGCTAGAAACTACCTCTTATTGGTTTCTTGAAGTTAAATGTTGATGAGGTTATGTTTAGTGATCAACATAAAGCTAGGATTGGTGCAATATTCAGATATGAGAATGGGAAAGTTGTCATGGCTACTAGCAAAGTTGAAGCTGAGGTTTTTGCACCCGAGATATTGAACTACTTGCTATATTCCGGGGTCTGCAATTATGTATTTTGATGGCCATTAAAAAGTTGGTGATTGAGAGTGATTGTCTTTTGATGATAAGGGATCTTCAAGCTTTTCAACAGAATCTTCGTCAAGTCTGGAGGTATTATTGCAAGAAACTAAGAAGCTTGACTACTTTTGATGATTATAATATTCAATATACGAGTACATTGGGGAATGAAGCTACTCATGGTTTAGTCCGACATGCTTGGATTGTAGAATCTATTGAATCATGTGGTACGAtggttttctaaattttatttctcaagcAATATTTTGGCCTAATAATTGTCTTAAAAACTCTGGTTATTAATGTTatgattcttataaaaaaaagctaCGAGGCGGATTATATATTTGATCTCAGACGGCCTTGCTAGCTTTTGATCTCCTCCCTCTATTTCACGATGAATGGCACAGAGGCGAGGCTAGGCTAGGCTAGGCTAGGCTAGGCGAATCTGTACGGTAAGAGTCATCTTATATATAGACTGTAGTCTGCAACAAGAAGTCATAGAATGGTTACAATATATCAAcaattcaaacttcaaagctatatataactttataagAGTCCGACCCAGTTCTCAAAAAACGCTGCTCTTGCCAAGTACCAATAAAAAGGTGAAACTCATTACAATAAAGTTTCAGTTCTTTTTAAGCTCTTAAAATACTCTTTCTTTCGTGGGCACTCTTCCATTAATCCATCTTCCTGCATGTAGGCTTCCAAAGCTGACCAACAGAAGGCTATTGGGACTCAagattcttatatatatatatatatatatattacagtgTTTAATGCAGCAGACTAGGTTCACCTGGCTAGAATGTAAGGCCTATATCCAAAGAATAAGGTTCCCCTCGGCGACACTGTCAAACAAAACGTATCTAgctatatcatgtatatatatatctgttttcctggattttcttttcatggtagatcatgcatgcatgaaaactAGTTATGGAAACATATTTGAAACATAAACGGCGTTCTTGCAGTTTCCAAGGATCGCATTGGAACCCTAAACATTCTGTCTTAGTTTCGATCTTGTTGTTACCTTATCTTCTGTTtctactttttctcttcttctttttctcctagATGTATTTCTACTTTTTCaagcaaataataaaaacagaTGATTGAAAAACTTTTATAGTGGCTGCAACCGAAGTCAAGAGGTCAAACCGACTTCTAAGGGGTATCCTAAGAAAcatttctaagaaaaaaaaaagttattgatttggaaaatatatcattattatttgaatCAAACAGTTTGCAGTTACTGTTTTTGGATGatatttttctctaatttactatatatatatatattatagttgaGAGGATGAATGATActcttaataaatataatgtgtcttgttattaaaaacatatgattatataacataattaatttaatcatgttatggatataaaaaatttatgttatgTATATAGAGTGAGAATAGTATCCTCATGTGACTTATCTCAATCTGTTGTCTAAGATTTCGTAACAATCAACAGTCACCAGATACTGCACTAATTGGAAATGAGGAGTATTGtagctacaaagagattatacaaaaatatttatacaaattgaCATAACTTTATGTGTTCCGTtcgatctattttataataaaaataatcttataatctAACGaaccatatcaatttttgaaattataatttttgtgtaatctatttgtagttagaatatttttcataggaaATTATATCCCTTTATCCTCCATGGCAACAATCATGCATTGAAGGTACGAGGATGTGGAGTCAGCATAGCATAGCTAGTAATCTTATGACCAACCATGCTATTTTGTACATAGTCATCCATATTTTTAAAGAGAAGTGTTAAATCaatacagaaaaataaatatttatgacgaatTATTTGTGACAAGAATAACTATCTACgataaaatataatcattttaataaaaaataaattaattataaataaataattttgtttacgAAATATTGTTGTTCATGAGAGTGAAATGACTAAATATCATACTTTATATTTAGTTTAACTTTACGATATGATAGACTAGCCTGGTCAAATCCAAAAGGCTTACGTAACGTATGAAGCCTAACCTATTGGGCTCAACTCTTAATACTAAAGTAATTAATAAGATAAGCTAGAGACAACGGTGCCACTAATCCTTGAACAAATTGCAGACTAgctttagtatatatataagtaaatagTAAATAGAGAAAGTTAATCTAAAGTCTAAACCCACCAAAGTTGACGAGGCTGCGGCCGGATTACTTTGACGGACGGTCAACTACATAaagtagttttcttttttcggTGCAgtcttctcattttctttttctttttcaagaaagaaatgaaaggaagagagaaagttACATACAGTGCAGTTAAACAAAGACGAACAACAGCAAAAACGTAGAAAACCCATGACCCAGAGTTCTCTCTCCGTTCAGTCATTTCAGACATGCACTGGGCCCCAACCTCCAATTCTGACCATTCACAAGCAACTTTTTCTCACATGCAAACACATTCACTGAGGACTGCGTCTGCTTTCTCTCTGAGTTTGAATTTAGTGCTTTCCACTCGAGTCTAAGTCCGTCCCCACCGATTTTTATTTCCAGCGAAGGTTTTTCGATACAACAACATGTCCTCCACCTTGACTGATAAGTGAATTCAGCGGTTGCCAGTGAATTGGCTCAGACCCATAGCTGAGCCCAATGAAGCAAACTTTGCTAGCTCCTGTGCTAAGAAGGGCCGTTGAGATTCTCTCCCTGCTCCCATGCCGAGAAAGTCTCTAGTTAGACTGTTTTGATCAATACCTTTGGAGCCTCGATGATTCTTTAATGGAACTGCCTCATTTTGTATTCCACTACTGGTACTTTGCATCATGAGATGTTCAAAACTGTTTGATGGACTTGTTAACGATATCGAATTTGAACTACTGCCCAGTATTCCATCAGCCATTGGCACAGTACCAGTTTCTGTGAAATTCTCTGGCTGCTTTGCATTTTGAAAGACCTGGTGCAGCTCGTTTCTGTTTTGGTTGAGAGTATTGAAGCTCGTTGTGCTGGAAGAAGAGGAACTCATAACTCCAAAGCTGCTGCAAAAGAGTGATGGGTTGCTTCTTGTAGAACCCATCTGCGCTGCCTTCTGCAAAAGTGCAGTGGCGGACAAGGGTGAAGCCGGCTTTGATTGTTTATTTAGGCTATCTGAGTAAAGTGGGGATAGGGTTTCCACCAAATCTCCTTTGTTCCCTCCCtcctctttcatttcttgagGTGGTGCTGTTAAAGAGAGAGTTGCGTTCGCTGAACTCGGAACACTCTTGTCAAACGTCCCTTGAAACTGACTGAAGTTTCCGAAGTTTGCCATTGAAGATGAACCAAAGAGATTGGCCGACGTCGCTTGCACTATTTCAGGGAAACCAGTAGAATTACTTGAGGATGCGTATAGATGAGGATTAGCCACCATTTCATTAGGATTAAACTGAGAATTTGCCTGGTTAAGCCAAAGTGATAATCTGGGCGTCTGATGATCCATGCCAAGAGAGCTGCCAATGGCCATGCTGTTGAAATCTGGTCGAAACCCCGGGAAAAAGGGGGCCATTCCACCACCATCTTGAACTCCACGGACCGACAATCCATGAGGCAAACCTCGTTGAGGATCTACCACAGTCTCATTCAGTGAATCATTTCTGAAATTCAAATTGGTTGCAGAAAGTGAAGTAAACCTTGCACTCTCATCAGCTAAGGCATCACAAAATGCTCTGTGGGTGATGAAGCTATCCTTCCTGTTCAAATCAAAGCAAACCCCACTATtcatcattacctaattatcaTAGGATCGTATTAAATTCGatcgatttttttctttttctagtcaGTTTGCATTTAATTTGTTCCCAAAGTCATGGAACACTCTACGTGAGCATTTATTTCTACTACATCATATCCATTATCCAAGactcagaaagaaagaaagaaagaaaacgagAGAATGGTGAAGAAAACCTGGAAAAAAGGGTTCCACAGTCGCACTTGTACTCCCTAGTTCCACAGGTCTTCGAATGAGCTTTCCAGTCTGATTGAACTGCGTATTTCTTTGAACACTTCTCacacttccattttttttcgCCATGTTTCCTGCTGTAATGTTTCTTTATGCCGGTGAGGTCCCCGAGAGCTCTCAAAGGATCGTGGTGGACGCAGGCCTTTACCGGACAAATATAAACCTTCTTCCGGACCTCTTTGTTGGTCCTTTGCTTGAGCTTCCATGGAAGGTTGTGACCCCTTCGGTGAAGTTGTAGATTCTGATCCCTCTGGAAGCCTTTATTGCATATTTCGCAGATGAATCTATTCGTTGCCATGAGAGTCTTCGGTGAAAGAGCAATAACCTCGGCATCTGGATCTGTTAAGAAGaaaagtaaaactataaatGAACTCAAATAtttaatcaataataataataacaacagaAGAAAGtgaataaaagagagagaaaacattatAAGCATGCCTTACCAGGTGTTCCTGGTagatttctcttcttcttgaCAGCTGGATTATTAGGATCGggtttagggttagggtttgtgGTTTGTTCTTGAGCAAACGCTCCGATTGCAGAGGGTAATGAAAAAGAGTCACCAGACATCATTTGGGTTTGAATTCTACGGCTTATTTGGAAATTAGTTAAAGCAAAAAAACTAGCTTTCTAAAGCTAAACTGCTTAAGACCTCGCTTGCAGTACTGGACAAGAAAACAAGGGTTTCCCGAACATAGAAAGAAATCTTTGGCAATACTCAAATATTTGACGCTCGGATTCTGccaaaagacaagaaaaagaaaacccaactTAAGCTTGAATCTAACAACCCTCcacaaaagaaagagaaaaaaatgctaCAGCTAGCGCGGACTCTTCTGAAAGAGATCTGGATTACTTGCTTTGTTTGTTTGATTGATCTCGAATAGAAAACACCAAATACCATGATGGCTAAAGagaatatctcatcttatattctATCTCGGTTCACTATCTTCGCAGTCGTAGTCTCTCTTATGCATAGTCTCTCTTTTATCTGCTCGTATCCTCAAAGTCGGTCAGCCACAGGTTTAGATGGGCCACCACAcaaacactctctctctctctctctctctctgtgttgtAGAAGTGTGTGCAAGACAGTGAGGTGGCTCCTTTCTGCTAGAATGTGTAGGATTTTGTGTCTTTTTGCAGCATTTTTTAGCTCATACTCCAAtaattatgtttataaaaaCAGTCCATCGAATATCTGCATGCATcgataacattattttatagaaaagagaaacaaagacCAAGGGTTTGTTCATGTAAAAAAGACTAAACGATGGGGGATGGTTTTACTAACGGGCTGGGCGCGCaacgataaaaaaatattggagaAAAATGGTCATAGAAAAGGCAATTGCCTTTACATCCCTCGATCGGGCACGAAATGATTTAGCCATAATTAAAGCTCTGCCCTCCTATTTAGCATGTTGTGGATCAGCTAGCTAGAGGTcctgggagagagagagagagagcagcagcagcagcaacagacACAGTGAGAGGAAGCTGAGTTGGGTTTCACGAGACAGTAGTATCGATAGGACCGTCCGTGATACCTCTGTCGACTCAGGTGGGACCCAAAATAAGACTGTGTTTCTGCATGCAGCACCACCCACCATTGATCATCATCCCAGAAAAGTATGAGTACGTTTGTGGCAGTGATACATCTCCATTGCAATGATGGTTATACGATTTTGTATATACACGTATTTGTTAATGacctttgctacacaacctccaccacattCCACACTTCatattttacacttttttaaattttttaaatttttttaaaatttttttttgagtttattgtttttaaattatttcaaattttttattcattattcatataataaatatttaataaaagaaaaaaataataaaaattaaaaataatgtagaataTAGAAGTTGCGTGAATAataagaggttgagtagattttttgtttgttaattagCACACCATTGATCGGATGGCTCATGGCTAGTAGTACTCATGCTACTCGTGATCTGTAAGCTTGTTTCGTATTTGGAGTCTCGAGTCTGGACCACATGGCCGGATAAAAGATGTTACGCTTTCATATGTTTTCTACACGCAACACAGTCTATATGCAGATATCTATTTCTAAATTATAGTATGGTCCCAAAtcagtaattttatatatagtgttAAAGTGTGCAagtgatataattattttgaaaaagtattgagtctattagtattttttttatattcatcttatatttatttacttttttcataaGAATTATATGACATTTGTGCACTCTAccactacaaatataattttttgatccaaaaattatatataggtaCCAAGCTGTTTACATATTATATCTAAATCTTTTTGaattggttatatatatatatatatatatatatatatatatatattctattcttAATTTGGTGTCAAGAAtgatgttttgaataccgtaccggatgacgtagaatgttttgaatatcgtaccggATAACGTAccagtcaaggcactggaacgaaatatttctaTACCGATATCGTTTcaagatagtcgatatatgaataaattatatatataaatatatataaattatattccaaaataatagtctatatacgaataaattatatataaatacatatatataaattataaataatctaatctGAATTGggagataaaaaaataagcttgtaatttaaaaaaaaaaaaaattaaatgccgaaatatcggccagtACAAGCCGAAATACAGGCCAGTACGGCAGGTATTTGGGTCGGTATGAAACACATAGGATACCTGTACCGGCCACTAGGCTGGTAcaaaaaatttcgaccgtaccgacCAGTATGGtaggaaattaaaaacattgatctAGAACCCATGCATAATTTACATCATTTTAAtgataagatttattttataaaattcaaattttaaaatttatctttcaaattaaattatatcacataTACAGTATTGTGCATGTAATATAGAGATCTTAAAATACTAGTACTCTTTCGAATTATAGaaagtattaaagttgaaaaattatttaaaaccttGATCGCAATTAGcaatattcttaaattataattgagatgaattatataattattcattGTGTTATGATCTtcaatgtaaattgtaatttaattactaacTGTAACctcataaaccaaaaaaaaaaaaaaattatcacatCCGGCCTAGATATTAATCTCCGATCAGTATTTAGGGTTTGTTCCGTTTAAAAGCTGATTAAACCAGCTTATATATTGAAAAAGTAGgaaaaatcacaataaaaaaaaataatgataactgattaatattattcatgatgAATTAATCAGcaacattttaaaattcaaaccaaaaaataaaaatccaaccatGAACAGAAAACAGgttccttttaaaattttaaaataattaattgtgtGTCTACAATCTGCATGATACTGCATGCTATAGTAGTGTATCTACTATAGTAGGATCCCCACGTGATTACGCAGTACTTATAAAAgagtataaattaatttgattttttagttGTAGGTCCCGGCCAATAGTTTTTGTTCTAAGTTCAAGGAACATGTgcgtagtactatatatatatatatatatatatatatatatatatatatatatatatatagcaagcaTGCTTTCgatcatataatattttggTTAATGgaattattacaaatatatctCCCATGTAatcaatctattttaatttatcaaaaaacTGTTCATTTGTAACTAGTTATTTCTAGCAAAAATGATAATCTTCTACCAAAATCATGAGTCActttttatcgtaaatagtcgttattattgtaaataatccgttataaatgtttatttttcttgtagtgtatctTTTTTAGAAGATGAGGtactcaattttattgatagccttCATTTGTGACAGTCTTGTAATGGACCTTGTCTTAATTTCCAATTAATTGATCGAAGGAAAAAGAGGACAATGCCTTTGTGAAATATATCCACAACACAAATTGCCATCATGAAATTAACCCACTTACATTAGGCCGCATCGGTATCCCTAATCCTTCAATATTGTTATTGTACTGGGATACAAGCCAGCTTAAAAACTTAAGGGTCTGTTCGGGATTGCGTTAAGAGTCAAAATAAGGGCTTAAATAGccttaaaaactctttaatgaAACATTTAAGTTATTTGGGTgatacatattaaaatatattttaatctcaaataag
This genomic interval from Juglans regia cultivar Chandler chromosome 3, Walnut 2.0, whole genome shotgun sequence contains the following:
- the LOC109011168 gene encoding zinc finger protein JACKDAW-like, with translation MMSGDSFSLPSAIGAFAQEQTTNPNPKPDPNNPAVKKKRNLPGTPDPDAEVIALSPKTLMATNRFICEICNKGFQRDQNLQLHRRGHNLPWKLKQRTNKEVRKKVYICPVKACVHHDPLRALGDLTGIKKHYSRKHGEKKWKCEKCSKKYAVQSDWKAHSKTCGTREYKCDCGTLFSRKDSFITHRAFCDALADESARFTSLSATNLNFRNDSLNETVVDPQRGLPHGLSVRGVQDGGGMAPFFPGFRPDFNSMAIGSSLGMDHQTPRLSLWLNQANSQFNPNEMVANPHLYASSSNSTGFPEIVQATSANLFGSSSMANFGNFSQFQGTFDKSVPSSANATLSLTAPPQEMKEEGGNKGDLVETLSPLYSDSLNKQSKPASPLSATALLQKAAQMGSTRSNPSLFCSSFGVMSSSSSSTTSFNTLNQNRNELHQVFQNAKQPENFTETGTVPMADGILGSSSNSISLTSPSNSFEHLMMQSTSSGIQNEAVPLKNHRGSKGIDQNSLTRDFLGMGAGRESQRPFLAQELAKFASLGSAMGLSQFTGNR